The following proteins are encoded in a genomic region of Amblyraja radiata isolate CabotCenter1 chromosome 37, sAmbRad1.1.pri, whole genome shotgun sequence:
- the anxa7 gene encoding annexin A7 isoform X2, whose protein sequence is MSYPGYPSTGYPAYPQTDGQPAYPQAGGQYPYPGAPGGAYPGSAGGVAYPQGPGGAYPAAGGAAYPQGPGGAYPAAGGVAYPGAAGGAYPAAGGAAYPGAAGGAYPAAGGAAYPAGTGGSYPHAPGGNYPQVPGGGYPQAPAGGYQQPQAGGYPQAQGWPGQGAPGTYPAAPSGGYPTPPGNQPAYGAGGTGYPTYPAGQGGTAPAPAPGGVPGYGTPGYGGPPQPPGQSYGGGVPTSGGYGSGPASQPSMPNIGGLSLGGGMQGTIKPVGNFNAQSDAEILRQAMKGAGTNEQAIIDVVANRSNDQRQKIKLAFKTLYGKDLIKDLKSELTGNMEEIIIALFKPTTFYDAWSLRKAMEGAGTQDRVLIEILCTRNNQQIRDIVTCYKVELERDLEKDLQKDTSGHFKRLLISMSQGNRDEAQTVDMQKAAADAQRLFNAGEGKLGTDESTFNMILATRSFPQLQATVHEYGKMAKRELLKAIDREFSGDVRDGMHAIVQCVANRPTFFAEKLYKAMKGAGTSDSTLIRVIVTRSEIDLVQIKQAFWEKYQKTLRVMVESDTSGDYKRMLLSIIGN, encoded by the exons ATGTCGTACCCTGGCTACCCCTCGACCGGCTACCCAGCCTATCCT CAAACAGACGGACAGCCTGCGTATCCCCAAGCTGGTGGGCAGTACCCATACCCTGGTGCTCCTGGCGGGGCCTATCCTGGTAGTGCTGGTGGTGTGGCCTACCCTCAAGGGCCTGGCGGGGCCTACCCAGCGGCAGGTGGTGCGGCCTACCCTCAAGGGCCTGGTGGGGCCTACCCAGCGGCAGGCGGTGTGGCCTATCCTGGCGCGGCAGGCGGGGCCTACCCAGCAGCTGGTGGTGCGGCCTATCCTGGCGCGGCAGGCGGGGCCTACCCAGCGGCTGGTGGTGCGGCCTACCCAGCAGGGACCGGAGGGAGCTACCCCCATGCACCGGGAGGGAACTACCCTCAAGTCCCTGGTGGGG GGTACCCACAGGCCCCAGCGGGGGGGTACCAACAGCCACAAGCTGGAGGGTACCCGCAGGCTCAAGGCTGGCCCGGACAGGGGGCCCCGGGCACCTACCCAGCTGCACCTTCGGGGGGATACCCCACACCCCCAGGTAACCAGCCAGCATACGGCGCTGGTGGGACTGGATACCCCACATATCCTGCAG GTCAAGGCGGTACTGCGCCGGCCCCAGCCCCGGGCGGTGTTCCTGGCTACGGGACTCCTGGTTACGGTGGACCCCCTCAGCCGCCTGGCCAAAGCTACGGTGGTGGAGTCCCGACCTCAG GTGGATATGGATCTGGACCAGCTTCCCAG CCTTCAATGCCCAATATCGGAGGCCTGTCCCTTGGAGGGGGGATGCAGGGCACTATCAAGCCTGTTGGTAACTTCAACGCCCAGAGTGATGCGGAAATCCTGCGGCAGGCCATGAAGGGGGCTG GGACCAACGAGCAGGCGATAATTGACGTAGTCGCCAACCGTTCCAACGACCAGAGACAGAAGATTAAGTTGGCATTCAAGACCCTGTATGGCAAG GATTTGATCAAAGACCTGAAGTCCGAGCTCACTGGGAACATGGAGGAGATCATCATCGCCCTGTTCAAGCCGACCACCTTCTACGATGCTTGGAGTCTCAGGAAGGCGATGGAG GGAGCCGGGACACAAGACCGGGTGCTGATTGAGATCCTCTGCACCAGGAACAACCAGCAGATCCGCGACATTGTGACCTGTTACAAGGTAGAGCTGGAAAGAGATCTGGAGAAGGATTTGCAGAAAGACACCAGCGGACATTTCAAGAGACTGCTCATCTCAATGTCACAG GGTAACCGTGACGAGGCCCAGACGGTGGACATGCAGAAGGCCGCGGCAGATGCGCAGCGGCTGTTCAATGCCGGGGAGGGCAAGCTGGGCACGGACGAGTCCaccttcaatatgatcctggccaCACGCAGCTTCCCGCAGCTGCAGGCCACCGTCCATGAGTACGGGAAA ATGGCCAAACGTGAGCTGCTCAAGGCCATCGACCGGGAGTTCTCAGGGGACGTCCGTGATGGGATGCACGCCATCG TGCAGTGTGTGGCGAACCGACCCACATTCTTTGCTGAGAAGCTGTACAAAGCGATGAAGGGAGCAGGTACCAGCGACTCCACGCTCATCCGGGTCATTGTCACCCGCAGTGAG ATCGACCTTGTTCAGATCAAGCAGGCGTTTTGGGAGAAGTACCAGAAGACCCTGCGTGTGATGGTGGAGAGCGACACCAGTGGTGACTACAAGCGCATGCTGCTGTCCATCATCGGCAACtag
- the anxa7 gene encoding annexin A7 isoform X1, producing MSYPGYPSTGYPAYPQTDGQPAYPQAGGQYPYPGAPGGAYPGSAGGVAYPQGPGGAYPAAGGAAYPQGPGGAYPAAGGVAYPGAAGGAYPAAGGAAYPGAAGGAYPAAGGAAYPAGTGGSYPHAPGGNYPQVPGGGYPQAPAAGYQQPQAGGYPQAPAGGYQQPQAGGYPQAQGWPGQGAPGTYPAAPSGGYPTPPGNQPAYGAGGTGYPTYPAGQGGTAPAPAPGGVPGYGTPGYGGPPQPPGQSYGGGVPTSGGYGSGPASQPSMPNIGGLSLGGGMQGTIKPVGNFNAQSDAEILRQAMKGAGTNEQAIIDVVANRSNDQRQKIKLAFKTLYGKDLIKDLKSELTGNMEEIIIALFKPTTFYDAWSLRKAMEGAGTQDRVLIEILCTRNNQQIRDIVTCYKVELERDLEKDLQKDTSGHFKRLLISMSQGNRDEAQTVDMQKAAADAQRLFNAGEGKLGTDESTFNMILATRSFPQLQATVHEYGKMAKRELLKAIDREFSGDVRDGMHAIVQCVANRPTFFAEKLYKAMKGAGTSDSTLIRVIVTRSEIDLVQIKQAFWEKYQKTLRVMVESDTSGDYKRMLLSIIGN from the exons ATGTCGTACCCTGGCTACCCCTCGACCGGCTACCCAGCCTATCCT CAAACAGACGGACAGCCTGCGTATCCCCAAGCTGGTGGGCAGTACCCATACCCTGGTGCTCCTGGCGGGGCCTATCCTGGTAGTGCTGGTGGTGTGGCCTACCCTCAAGGGCCTGGCGGGGCCTACCCAGCGGCAGGTGGTGCGGCCTACCCTCAAGGGCCTGGTGGGGCCTACCCAGCGGCAGGCGGTGTGGCCTATCCTGGCGCGGCAGGCGGGGCCTACCCAGCAGCTGGTGGTGCGGCCTATCCTGGCGCGGCAGGCGGGGCCTACCCAGCGGCTGGTGGTGCGGCCTACCCAGCAGGGACCGGAGGGAGCTACCCCCATGCACCGGGAGGGAACTACCCTCAAGTCCCTGGTGGGGGTTACCCACAGGCTCCAGCAGCGGGGTACCAACAGCCACAAGCTGGAGGGTACCCACAGGCCCCAGCGGGGGGGTACCAACAGCCACAAGCTGGAGGGTACCCGCAGGCTCAAGGCTGGCCCGGACAGGGGGCCCCGGGCACCTACCCAGCTGCACCTTCGGGGGGATACCCCACACCCCCAGGTAACCAGCCAGCATACGGCGCTGGTGGGACTGGATACCCCACATATCCTGCAG GTCAAGGCGGTACTGCGCCGGCCCCAGCCCCGGGCGGTGTTCCTGGCTACGGGACTCCTGGTTACGGTGGACCCCCTCAGCCGCCTGGCCAAAGCTACGGTGGTGGAGTCCCGACCTCAG GTGGATATGGATCTGGACCAGCTTCCCAG CCTTCAATGCCCAATATCGGAGGCCTGTCCCTTGGAGGGGGGATGCAGGGCACTATCAAGCCTGTTGGTAACTTCAACGCCCAGAGTGATGCGGAAATCCTGCGGCAGGCCATGAAGGGGGCTG GGACCAACGAGCAGGCGATAATTGACGTAGTCGCCAACCGTTCCAACGACCAGAGACAGAAGATTAAGTTGGCATTCAAGACCCTGTATGGCAAG GATTTGATCAAAGACCTGAAGTCCGAGCTCACTGGGAACATGGAGGAGATCATCATCGCCCTGTTCAAGCCGACCACCTTCTACGATGCTTGGAGTCTCAGGAAGGCGATGGAG GGAGCCGGGACACAAGACCGGGTGCTGATTGAGATCCTCTGCACCAGGAACAACCAGCAGATCCGCGACATTGTGACCTGTTACAAGGTAGAGCTGGAAAGAGATCTGGAGAAGGATTTGCAGAAAGACACCAGCGGACATTTCAAGAGACTGCTCATCTCAATGTCACAG GGTAACCGTGACGAGGCCCAGACGGTGGACATGCAGAAGGCCGCGGCAGATGCGCAGCGGCTGTTCAATGCCGGGGAGGGCAAGCTGGGCACGGACGAGTCCaccttcaatatgatcctggccaCACGCAGCTTCCCGCAGCTGCAGGCCACCGTCCATGAGTACGGGAAA ATGGCCAAACGTGAGCTGCTCAAGGCCATCGACCGGGAGTTCTCAGGGGACGTCCGTGATGGGATGCACGCCATCG TGCAGTGTGTGGCGAACCGACCCACATTCTTTGCTGAGAAGCTGTACAAAGCGATGAAGGGAGCAGGTACCAGCGACTCCACGCTCATCCGGGTCATTGTCACCCGCAGTGAG ATCGACCTTGTTCAGATCAAGCAGGCGTTTTGGGAGAAGTACCAGAAGACCCTGCGTGTGATGGTGGAGAGCGACACCAGTGGTGACTACAAGCGCATGCTGCTGTCCATCATCGGCAACtag
- the anxa7 gene encoding annexin A7 isoform X3, which produces MSYPGYPSTGYPAYPQTDGQPAYPQAGGQYPYPGAPGGAYPGSAGGVAYPQGPGGAYPAAGGAAYPQGPGGAYPAAGGAAYPGAAGGAYPAAGGAAYPAGTGGSYPHAPGGNYPQVPGGGYPQAPAAGYQQPQAGGYPQAPAGGYQQPQAGGYPQAQGWPGQGAPGTYPAAPSGGYPTPPGNQPAYGAGGTGYPTYPAGQGGTAPAPAPGGVPGYGTPGYGGPPQPPGQSYGGGVPTSGGYGSGPASQPSMPNIGGLSLGGGMQGTIKPVGNFNAQSDAEILRQAMKGAGTNEQAIIDVVANRSNDQRQKIKLAFKTLYGKDLIKDLKSELTGNMEEIIIALFKPTTFYDAWSLRKAMEGAGTQDRVLIEILCTRNNQQIRDIVTCYKVELERDLEKDLQKDTSGHFKRLLISMSQGNRDEAQTVDMQKAAADAQRLFNAGEGKLGTDESTFNMILATRSFPQLQATVHEYGKMAKRELLKAIDREFSGDVRDGMHAIVQCVANRPTFFAEKLYKAMKGAGTSDSTLIRVIVTRSEIDLVQIKQAFWEKYQKTLRVMVESDTSGDYKRMLLSIIGN; this is translated from the exons ATGTCGTACCCTGGCTACCCCTCGACCGGCTACCCAGCCTATCCT CAAACAGACGGACAGCCTGCGTATCCCCAAGCTGGTGGGCAGTACCCATACCCTGGTGCTCCTGGCGGGGCCTATCCTGGTAGTGCTGGTGGTGTGGCCTACCCTCAAGGGCCTGGCGGGGCCTACCCAGCGGCAGGTGGTGCGGCCTACCCTCAAGGGCCTGGTGGGGCCTACCCAGCGGCA GGTGGTGCGGCCTATCCTGGCGCGGCAGGCGGGGCCTACCCAGCGGCTGGTGGTGCGGCCTACCCAGCAGGGACCGGAGGGAGCTACCCCCATGCACCGGGAGGGAACTACCCTCAAGTCCCTGGTGGGGGTTACCCACAGGCTCCAGCAGCGGGGTACCAACAGCCACAAGCTGGAGGGTACCCACAGGCCCCAGCGGGGGGGTACCAACAGCCACAAGCTGGAGGGTACCCGCAGGCTCAAGGCTGGCCCGGACAGGGGGCCCCGGGCACCTACCCAGCTGCACCTTCGGGGGGATACCCCACACCCCCAGGTAACCAGCCAGCATACGGCGCTGGTGGGACTGGATACCCCACATATCCTGCAG GTCAAGGCGGTACTGCGCCGGCCCCAGCCCCGGGCGGTGTTCCTGGCTACGGGACTCCTGGTTACGGTGGACCCCCTCAGCCGCCTGGCCAAAGCTACGGTGGTGGAGTCCCGACCTCAG GTGGATATGGATCTGGACCAGCTTCCCAG CCTTCAATGCCCAATATCGGAGGCCTGTCCCTTGGAGGGGGGATGCAGGGCACTATCAAGCCTGTTGGTAACTTCAACGCCCAGAGTGATGCGGAAATCCTGCGGCAGGCCATGAAGGGGGCTG GGACCAACGAGCAGGCGATAATTGACGTAGTCGCCAACCGTTCCAACGACCAGAGACAGAAGATTAAGTTGGCATTCAAGACCCTGTATGGCAAG GATTTGATCAAAGACCTGAAGTCCGAGCTCACTGGGAACATGGAGGAGATCATCATCGCCCTGTTCAAGCCGACCACCTTCTACGATGCTTGGAGTCTCAGGAAGGCGATGGAG GGAGCCGGGACACAAGACCGGGTGCTGATTGAGATCCTCTGCACCAGGAACAACCAGCAGATCCGCGACATTGTGACCTGTTACAAGGTAGAGCTGGAAAGAGATCTGGAGAAGGATTTGCAGAAAGACACCAGCGGACATTTCAAGAGACTGCTCATCTCAATGTCACAG GGTAACCGTGACGAGGCCCAGACGGTGGACATGCAGAAGGCCGCGGCAGATGCGCAGCGGCTGTTCAATGCCGGGGAGGGCAAGCTGGGCACGGACGAGTCCaccttcaatatgatcctggccaCACGCAGCTTCCCGCAGCTGCAGGCCACCGTCCATGAGTACGGGAAA ATGGCCAAACGTGAGCTGCTCAAGGCCATCGACCGGGAGTTCTCAGGGGACGTCCGTGATGGGATGCACGCCATCG TGCAGTGTGTGGCGAACCGACCCACATTCTTTGCTGAGAAGCTGTACAAAGCGATGAAGGGAGCAGGTACCAGCGACTCCACGCTCATCCGGGTCATTGTCACCCGCAGTGAG ATCGACCTTGTTCAGATCAAGCAGGCGTTTTGGGAGAAGTACCAGAAGACCCTGCGTGTGATGGTGGAGAGCGACACCAGTGGTGACTACAAGCGCATGCTGCTGTCCATCATCGGCAACtag
- the anxa7 gene encoding annexin A7 isoform X4, whose product MSYPGYPSTGYPAYPQTDGQPAYPQAGGQYPYPGAPGGAYPGSAGGAAYPQGPGGAYPAAGGVAYPGAAGGAYPAAGGAAYPGAAGGAYPAAGGAAYPAGTGGSYPHAPGGNYPQVPGGGYPQAPAAGYQQPQAGGYPQAPAGGYQQPQAGGYPQAQGWPGQGAPGTYPAAPSGGYPTPPGNQPAYGAGGTGYPTYPAGQGGTAPAPAPGGVPGYGTPGYGGPPQPPGQSYGGGVPTSGGYGSGPASQPSMPNIGGLSLGGGMQGTIKPVGNFNAQSDAEILRQAMKGAGTNEQAIIDVVANRSNDQRQKIKLAFKTLYGKDLIKDLKSELTGNMEEIIIALFKPTTFYDAWSLRKAMEGAGTQDRVLIEILCTRNNQQIRDIVTCYKVELERDLEKDLQKDTSGHFKRLLISMSQGNRDEAQTVDMQKAAADAQRLFNAGEGKLGTDESTFNMILATRSFPQLQATVHEYGKMAKRELLKAIDREFSGDVRDGMHAIVQCVANRPTFFAEKLYKAMKGAGTSDSTLIRVIVTRSEIDLVQIKQAFWEKYQKTLRVMVESDTSGDYKRMLLSIIGN is encoded by the exons ATGTCGTACCCTGGCTACCCCTCGACCGGCTACCCAGCCTATCCT CAAACAGACGGACAGCCTGCGTATCCCCAAGCTGGTGGGCAGTACCCATACCCTGGTGCTCCTGGCGGGGCCTATCCTGGTAGTGCTG GTGGTGCGGCCTACCCTCAAGGGCCTGGTGGGGCCTACCCAGCGGCAGGCGGTGTGGCCTATCCTGGCGCGGCAGGCGGGGCCTACCCAGCAGCTGGTGGTGCGGCCTATCCTGGCGCGGCAGGCGGGGCCTACCCAGCGGCTGGTGGTGCGGCCTACCCAGCAGGGACCGGAGGGAGCTACCCCCATGCACCGGGAGGGAACTACCCTCAAGTCCCTGGTGGGGGTTACCCACAGGCTCCAGCAGCGGGGTACCAACAGCCACAAGCTGGAGGGTACCCACAGGCCCCAGCGGGGGGGTACCAACAGCCACAAGCTGGAGGGTACCCGCAGGCTCAAGGCTGGCCCGGACAGGGGGCCCCGGGCACCTACCCAGCTGCACCTTCGGGGGGATACCCCACACCCCCAGGTAACCAGCCAGCATACGGCGCTGGTGGGACTGGATACCCCACATATCCTGCAG GTCAAGGCGGTACTGCGCCGGCCCCAGCCCCGGGCGGTGTTCCTGGCTACGGGACTCCTGGTTACGGTGGACCCCCTCAGCCGCCTGGCCAAAGCTACGGTGGTGGAGTCCCGACCTCAG GTGGATATGGATCTGGACCAGCTTCCCAG CCTTCAATGCCCAATATCGGAGGCCTGTCCCTTGGAGGGGGGATGCAGGGCACTATCAAGCCTGTTGGTAACTTCAACGCCCAGAGTGATGCGGAAATCCTGCGGCAGGCCATGAAGGGGGCTG GGACCAACGAGCAGGCGATAATTGACGTAGTCGCCAACCGTTCCAACGACCAGAGACAGAAGATTAAGTTGGCATTCAAGACCCTGTATGGCAAG GATTTGATCAAAGACCTGAAGTCCGAGCTCACTGGGAACATGGAGGAGATCATCATCGCCCTGTTCAAGCCGACCACCTTCTACGATGCTTGGAGTCTCAGGAAGGCGATGGAG GGAGCCGGGACACAAGACCGGGTGCTGATTGAGATCCTCTGCACCAGGAACAACCAGCAGATCCGCGACATTGTGACCTGTTACAAGGTAGAGCTGGAAAGAGATCTGGAGAAGGATTTGCAGAAAGACACCAGCGGACATTTCAAGAGACTGCTCATCTCAATGTCACAG GGTAACCGTGACGAGGCCCAGACGGTGGACATGCAGAAGGCCGCGGCAGATGCGCAGCGGCTGTTCAATGCCGGGGAGGGCAAGCTGGGCACGGACGAGTCCaccttcaatatgatcctggccaCACGCAGCTTCCCGCAGCTGCAGGCCACCGTCCATGAGTACGGGAAA ATGGCCAAACGTGAGCTGCTCAAGGCCATCGACCGGGAGTTCTCAGGGGACGTCCGTGATGGGATGCACGCCATCG TGCAGTGTGTGGCGAACCGACCCACATTCTTTGCTGAGAAGCTGTACAAAGCGATGAAGGGAGCAGGTACCAGCGACTCCACGCTCATCCGGGTCATTGTCACCCGCAGTGAG ATCGACCTTGTTCAGATCAAGCAGGCGTTTTGGGAGAAGTACCAGAAGACCCTGCGTGTGATGGTGGAGAGCGACACCAGTGGTGACTACAAGCGCATGCTGCTGTCCATCATCGGCAACtag